accggcaagtcactttactcgttccgtaatgcatgatcccgtgaccaactacttggtcacatcgagctcattatgatgatgcattaccgagtgggcccagagatacctctccgtcatacggagtgacaaatcccagtctcgatccgtgccaacccaacagacactttcggagatacctgtagtgcacctttatagtcacccagttacgttgtgacgtttggtacacccaaagcattcctacgacatccgggagttgcacgatctcatggtctaaggaaatgatacttgacattagaaaagctttagcaaacgaactacacgatctagtgctatgcttaggattgggtcttgtccatcacatcattctcctaatgatgtgatcccgttatcaatgacatccaatgtccatggtcaggaaaccgtaaccatctattgatcaacgagcgagtcaactagaggctcactagggacatgttgtggtctatgtattcacacatgtattacgatttccggataacacaattatagcatgaacaatagacaattatcatgaacaaggaaatataataataaccattttattattgcctctagggcatatttccaacaccctcAGGCCCAGGCTTGCTGAAGCAGAGAGGCGCGCGGAGGCCTCAGCCGTCGCCCTAGCCGCGGCgtaggcggacttggcctccacCCGCGCGGAGCTGCTTTTGCTTCAGAAATGGGTTGATGACGCCGAGGCCGTCGCGTggcaaaacagggaggaagtgctggAGAGGCGGGCGCTGGAGCGCGTTTACGCTCCCATGCTTCAGGATCTTCAGAACAGGGCCAACACTGCCCTGGGCCATGTCTGTGACGCGAACGCCCCCCATCCTCAGGTGAATGAATACGCCAgtcacctccgcttcttcaccgacgtggtgacCCGCCTGGAGGCCCGATCTGACGAAGCTCGTAGGCTCGTGGAAGAGAGGAGTCGTGGCCTGctcgagcgcgctttctcccgtgtcttcagccatctcctgaACGCCAACCCCGACTTcgatttcgacgccgccatcgcccccgtaccTACGGTGGGTAGAGGACAACGTGGatgcgttggtcagggccttcacttcagAGGACGGCGCGGTGGTGGTCGCCATAGACGGAGGCGACGTGGTCGATGATGGGAACGCCGGGGCTGGTGACGGTGGTGGCGGCGTCAACAACGGCGACAGCGACGCGAGCAGCGCGTCTGAAGACGACGCGGAGGACGCGGCGAGCGGCATATCTGGCTAACTCCTCGTTCCTTTATTGCTTCACCCTGTATGCAAAAACTCGGGCATGGCCCCTaaagattgtgagagcattttgagagggggagcccctcatgtaaacaaatcTTGATTTCTACTCCTTTATGTTGAACCGAGGGTGCGTTTTGGTTGGTCCTGAGTCTGACGGCAAGTTTTGCCGCTGCGGCTTACCTTAGCTGGGGCAGACCCTGAATCGGATTGTAAGGTCGAGAGCCGCCACGGGGCTCCTGAAGGGTCTGCCGACTCGCCCGAGTGGGCCTCGCGAGGTTCCTGCACCGATTGGCGCGCGTGGCGCGCGTGTTGTgcccagccccgctcgcgaggggcctGCGAGGGGAGGCGGCGAGGGTGAGCTCCAGaacaaggcaagaaccagatGGCAAGAAATCGTTTGAACGAGAAAATTCTCCCCCCGCACGCATTGACAAAAACtcgacttcaacttaaatccaaatccagaaagcAAGGCTACAGAAGAAGAGATCCAAAgaaaatggccgcgtccggcgcctagtctagtcttctggtcttcaagtcttctcaccagcgcggagctaagtgctgccactaggcttgggagggagccccagggcctgaggccggcacccctaagactccggggcgtgtacagccccactcattattacgtgagtgTCACGGACGGTGAGCTTCACAGgtactgggccttcttcacaggaaccggccttgcttcatatcgccagacgagggccctgccttgcgccaccctcgaccacctttgagccgaccggcaacctggacgacacaaagaggggaaaggggacgccagcggtgccctcggcggCCACGGGTCCTCTGCCAGGGGAAGGTTCGCCggcacctccccggcagagggcctacctccgggcgtTGCCTGGCTTCGCGCGAAGTGGGGAGGGGCcgtgctcctggctccctcctcGTGGCCCCCAGTGTGCCTCCCCCGGCGGAAGGGATGCCGCTGCGCCGGGGTCATCGACCAACgctgtgacctgattcacttgtAGCCCacggttagcgtaagcctgctcctgagagattagtggtaccctgtagttgtTGTTGCTGGCGCGATCGTTGCGGTTCTCCGTCGGTTCCTGGAAGGCTTCCACTTCTAGCGTCCCTTCTTCCCAATCTTCTCCGAGGAATGAGCCAGGGTCGTCCTCCGGtgcgtactcctggtccatcatgcggggcacgtaggcttccggggccgtcaccccgaacacctcgccgtagtgccccacactccatgttgcccggcccagcGCGGCATCTCGCTGGGACCATGGGAGGCGACGCTTGTGCCCATGCTTGTCGCGGGCGGCATGGGGGCGGTGGAGCCCCCGGCGCCGCCGACCGtgctggtgttgacgaagcccccaggCGCACCCGGTGGCCCGTGGTTGCGGCAAGGCCCGCCGTGAGACCCCGTAGTGGCTTGAGAAGGAAGCTGACagcagaagggcggcgctcccaccgccgccgcatccagcagctcggcaacgcgttccaggagtgcatcccggccgctctccatcagccggcaccgcagcagctctcgcgccaccgtgagcgctgcccgcatgtttgcctgctcctgccgtgagtgcggcgccgttgctgcggcgtggcttgctgcccttgcagcggctcgcaCTTGCCATggagtgagggtggacgacgcctggccgcgccgcccgcgccccgcagcgttggacggcgctcgcgccgcctggagcgcggggtcgtGGTCTTCATGGGCAGGCAACACCGCTcgggctggccaagctgcccagcggtcggagtctGGCCTTGGATTGCCGGACATCGGGGCGCGGAGCGTCGGTGGATCGATCGGCGaggaagaggctccggcgcacccctacctggcgcgccaaatgtcgaatctcgggttccggcaaaacccttaaggttcgaactctggggtgcgcgtgaagttcttttcctcttaccgatccacgccctagctcgctaagatctcgcggatgaactcgacggactcgcaacacagaaagacacgagatttatactgattcaggccaccgttgtggtgtaataccctactccagtgtggtggtggtagattgcctcttgggctgatgatgaacagtacaaggggaagaacagcctcctgaggttgaggtgttcttgtgcttgccgaacttgtgtgggtgagatgcctctgaatgagttatcagatccccccccccccactgtggtggctagtcctacttatataggccctggtcctctccccaaatattgagcgggaagggagccaacaacggcggccaatttgtaaggggacagctagtacaagctatcctgataaaagcggtcttcgcctgcgaaaggctctggtggtgacgccgtcttgggctccatggtgacctccgtcctgctggcctgctggtcttggtcttattgcactgatatggaaacctttgtctgatgccttggtactccgcgcctgcgcttgcccccttggcaccaaagaggaaacaaggacgctggcgcccgcctggtgtcgatcgtcatggctcacgtcacgagagcctcgcgaggtttgccccgccttgatatctccgctcctcgcgaggcagcctggtgaggccgctcctgaggaggtcttgcgtcgtccgcctcgcgaggcttggcccctcgcgagggtctcaaatgccttgtcgatgaagatgggccgtacggcctgctagcatagccacgccgtgggccgcaggcaggcaagtttgaggacccccgttcccagaacgccgacactcgTCAGCGCCCGTTAATGGCCGGACGGCCGTCAACGCAACCTACCGCCAGGGGTGGTGGCGGTAGCCTGTACATCTCTACCGCCAGGGCCTCCGGCGTAGCTAAAAGGGTCAAATCTCGAAAATTTTCCATACCGGGGTCAGATCCCGATTTTATACGCCGAAAGGGTCAAAACACAAAATTTGGCCGCCTCCGGCCGCTCAGGTGTCAATGCCATCAGGGTTCTCTCAGCACAACAGGGGAGCTCATGGTGCAATAACTTTGGAGATCCGAAGCAGAGCAGAGCAAGGGAGTCTGAACAAGTTCAGTATTGACATGAACATCAAGTCAGAGAAGCAAACCTGATCTAGGCTCACAACATCACGCGAATGTTTTAGGTTGTGGTGTAGGAGGTCATGCCTGATTCCTAACATCTCCAAACTTTGTGAATGTGAGTGTTGTATCAATCATAAATTAATAAAAAGAGTGATATTTCTAAAGAACCACTCTTTAGAAATATCACACATCATTCAGATATCTAGTCATCACATCAAGCATCAAGAAGTTCCTCAGATATTGAACTGCTACAACATTAACAGGATAACATCTACTAGTATAGACCTCTCACACGAGGAGAATATCCTGATTAAAATTGTTCTTAATAGTTGACTGAGAAAAATCAAAGTAATGGCACATATACACCATACAAGGTACAATAACATGTATGTTTTGCCCTCATTTATTCCACAAGTACTAGAAAGTGCAAAATGGCGCATGATGAAATGGGGAGACTGGTAAACTCCATAACTGCATTATTTATATGGGATTTGCCGACAGAATGATGGATGGAGTAAACCTTGAGTAACAAGGATAAGCTGCTATGGCGTAACGTGGATTCAGCTAAAAGCTCAGATCTTTGATCCCAGTAGATTGTTGACTGAACAAACCACTACACAAAAGAAAGAATTGATCATTAAACAAATGATGGTTAAATTTGTGGGAAAAAACATGTGCATATAGACGTGTTTCATCATACATCACAGGAGTGTAAGAAAAATACAAGTAAAATCTGGAAAAAGTTTCTGTAAACACACGTACCATTGGGGAAGACTGGCTCCACTCTCATGGTATCCGTTTGCCTCTTACCATGGGCCGCTTTAGTTCCTCCATCCCAGGACAGCCTGTAATCCATACATTTTGTATTTCTGAAATTGCATTTTCTCCACCAATTGAAACGATATCTGCACAGTTCTCAATCGATAAATTCTCAAGTGATGTGAGGTTAGTGCTCCAAAGGCTGCCCGGAATGGATGTTATATGCCGACATAGAGAAATCTCCAATGTAACAAGGGACGTAAGGTTTTCTAGGCAGTCGGGAACCCATGCAGAGATATCCCCACATTGAGCTAAGGCGAGCCTTTGGAGGGAAGATGGTAAAAAGAATCCGTTCTTCCAGCTGAGTCTACCACAACCAGAGATTTCCAAATCCCTCAGAGAAGAAAATTTCCAAAACCTTTCACCGGGCAGGGACTTTAAACTGATACAAAATTTAATACAAATTTTCTCAATGGCAGGTATATAATCTTCTGCTAGGAGATCGTCCATAGTTGACAGCTCATGACACCAAACAATTGATAGGGAAGCAAGAGATGGGAATGCTCTAGAGCCGCCAGTGTTTTTCAAGACCTGTCCTGATTGTCCAATGATAGATGTAAGAGATTCACAATTTGAAATCTCCAACTCCTCTAGTGCTGGAAGATTCCACATTTGTAGTTGGATGGATGTGAGATGGTAGCTTGACAAGAAAAAGTAAGTGAGGGAGCAGCAGTCGATATTGTCTGCGAAATTGCCACAACTATGCTCATAACTATAATCATCCCCCCTACCCAGCACAAGCCTCTTGAGAGAAGGTGCAACCAAACTTCGGAAAGATATATTTGGGCACCCTTGCACCGTGAATTCTTCCAGGCAACGGAGATCCCCAAATCTTTCAGCTGGTACTGAAACTAAGTTCTTACAATCTTTAATTGTGATTTCCCTAATGGCGGGTACACAATCTGGATGTAGAATATGTTCGAGGCATGATAAATTTTGGCACTTATCAATGACCAGCTCTGTCAGGACTGGAAAAATACCAGTGATATCATTAGCGTTATCAACTAACACCTCAAGTATCTCACTTGGGTTTATATGATCTGAGAGACTCGATGCTGACCACCTTGGAAGTGACACACCTGGATAACCATTGAGGAGCAGAATCTTGAGGCAGGTAGGAGGTTGTAAAACTCGAAGCACTTCTATGTCATTGTCCTCTGGAGACCTCAACCCATACCATGACAGGTTCAACATCTCAAGATACTTCTTATTCTGTAGTTGGGCTTCTGCTGCATGCTCCTTGCTTTGCTTGTCAATATTATACATCACCAATTCACCGAGTTGGTTAATATTCTTTATACACCTAAATGCTGATCCCTGCTCACCATTGGCTACATCAACACTAACTTCATAATAAAGTTCTCTCTGGAAACTTCTAAACCTTGAATTACATTGAAATCCATGTGATTCCAATCTCTGTAAGCATATCAGACTACTGAAGTCATCTGGCAAGCTTTCTAGAATGCATTTCTCTAGACGCAGAATCTGCAGGTTATAGAGCCGACAGAACTCGGCGGGGAGACTCTTGAAAGGTGAAGCGCTCAAGATTTGAAGGTACCGAAGATGCTTCAAGTTGCCAATAGCTGGTAACTCATTAGTTGAGTCACAAACAATCACACGCAGATACAGAAGTTTACTCAACCATTTTTCCATTAAACTAGCTGGAGTTTTTTTGTTCGCTAAAGGCTTTTCGCAAAGAAGGGTACGTAGCTTTGTTAAGTGGTATAGACTCAACAAACTGGCGTTGTCGATGTCTCCGCCAAAGAGGATTGACAAATGGCGAACATTAGGAGGAATATCATTGAAGTCACTCTCTCTTTCCACGATGAAGCACTCATGCTCTGAAACTTTCTGTGCCATGTCATGCAGCAAGTCATGGATTAAGTATTTGCCATGTACTTCTTGAAAAAAGGACCTATTTAAAAGGTCATTGAAGTATTCACAGCCAATATCTTGAAGTGGAGTATCACCTTGAGGTTCAACAAAGCCTTCTGCCACCCAAATTTCAGCTAAACGATCCTTTTGAAATTGGTAATCTTTGGGGTACACTGCACAAAATGAGAAGCATCTCTTCAGACGGAATGGTAAGTACATGTAGCTCAACCGAAGAGCTGGCAAAATTTCAGTCTCCTCCTGGCTCAACTTCCACAGTTCACTCTCTAGTACATCATTCCAATGTGCTACTTGAAGGTTCATTCTTAATATTCGCCCAAGAGTTTTGGCAGCTAAAGGAGAACCCTGTAACTTAGGAACTATCCTTCTACCAATGTGCTCTAACTCAGGATCATTATTACTGGAACTCCCAGACTCAAAAACACATACTTCGAAAAATTTCCAGAACGCATCATCCTCTAAACCTTCCAATGTAATGGGGTCCATCGTGCCCACTTTGTCAGCAACCTGTGGGCTTCTAGTAGTAATCAACATCATACTTCCCGGCAGTACATTCCTTAAAGGTGCACAAAACCTGTTCCAGTGCTTCCTATTTTCCTTCAAAACATCGTCCCACATATCATCCAGAACAATCAATAGCTTTTCAGTTCTCGCAATATCAGAAAAAATCTTCTGAAGCAAATTCAAATTTTCTGTAGTTGCATATTTTTCAGAACAAGACTGTATAACCTCTTTAGTTAACCTCTTCACATCAAAGTCATCTGACACGCAAACCCAAATTATTTTGTCAAAATGGGACTCCACTTCTTCATGACTGCATATATGTTGAGCCAGAGTGGTCTTTCCAACACCCCCAATTCCAACTATTGGTAGAACAAGAAGATCTGATATTCTTGATTCATTACCAACTTGATTTCTTGCTGATGTGCTAGTTGATACATCAAGTGCACTATTTCCTTTCTGGCGTTTGGGATGAGCATCGCTACTATTTCTCGGTGCACAAAACAACTCAATGATCTGCTTTAGCTCCATGTCACGACCAAATATTTTTGTTTCATCTGGGAAAGAGCTAGTCTCTGGCCTGACTGATTTGTCAAACCGTATTGTGATATCATGTAACCCCATACCACGGAGGTGCATGGAAATATTATCTAGCCTTTTCTGAATACTATCCACTTTGTTAAAGCTTCCACGAATGACACTATTGAAGAAGTCCATGAATGAAGATTGGCTTCCATTCCCATCCACTTTCACCTTCAGCATGTACCATCTGAACTCATCAAGAAGGTCTTCTGCATCATACACTCCATCCCTGAGTTTTGGAAGGAGCTCTGCCACATAATGCTTGTGGCTCCTCCACTCTGCTCGATCAATGAGTTCATACATTGCGGGAAGAGTATCCCTAAGGCATTGTAGGCCATTCTTCAATCGAAATAATTCCTCATCGAGCCCTTGCTCGTTTGTACCGCTAAATTGTGATAAAATAGTAGATCTAGCCCACTGAAAAAGATAGTCACACTCTTTGAAGCCACTAATAACCCCAATAGCATCCATTATACCGATGGTGACTGGAGTATGAAGGCTGCCTTCCACCCTGTTGACAAAAAAGTGGAGAGAATGAGCATAGCTGGGTATTTTCCCACATATTGTTTAGTATAGAAAAGCATAGTTGTGCAGTTACCCTTAGCTTACATGTATAAAGAAGGTGTTATGAATTTGAGTGTCTTAAATAAGTCACTGATAATCAACATTTTTTACGAATTTGAGAGTGTTTTAAATAAGTCACTGATAATCAAAATATTTTTAAGAATAAGGTCAACTTGTTCGAAAACAAGAATTATACAAGAACAGAATTAGGGCAACATTTAACGAACAAAATTATTCTCTTCTTGTAGCTGGACGATGTTTAGTGCCCGGTTACCGTCGAAAAATTTATTTGCTGCCCAACTAACCCATGACACTGAAACATGTGTTCCTTGAATTTGGAACTAATGGATTGAAATAAAAATGGATATCATTCTAAGTTGATACAGTCTCAGTCTGATTTAATTAACCTCAACATGTATGTTTTAAAAAGAGGTACTATGTTAATGTATGTCCTTAAACCAATCCTGCAATGGTAGCTGGATATGATAAATGTCACATATCTATTACTATGCTAATTACAAACTCTCTAGAAATTCCAAAATTAACCAGAAAAAATGAGGAAAAATCTTAGCACTCCAACTCATGAAACTGACTTATAAAGATTGGGTTAAGAATATTACTCCCTCCgccccaaaataagtgtcttaatcttagcacttattttgggacggagggagtaattattATCAGTAGGCACAACTTCCTAAATATGTATCGAGTGAAGCGTTCCCTGTTGATATCTACATAACTATTTCCTCCCTTGGAAGATAAACAAACAGTGTGTCTGAGTAGTTGGCCAGCATAAACCACATGCAAAGAGCACATATCATAATCATAAAGTCTGGATGCTAGACAAGAGAAGATAAATTTCAACTTGATCAGCTACTGTGGCACATGATATAGCGGTCTGACTTGCTTGGCACTACGGATATTAGAAAGCAGATATGCTGGTCGATCAAACGATCAAATATACTACTGGCAGAACACGAGAGAAAGTGGAAACTAGCTGATATTAGCTGTTGCGGAAGATGAGACTCAGTCTCTCTTAAGTATTATCAGACAGGGCAACCAACATTAGCACCGACATGCTGGATTGTGTAGTGGTAGCGGAGGCCCTCCCCAATAACACTCATGAGTTCGTTGATGTCAGAACTAAGAAAGTGCATACACTTTGGTTTCTGCTAGCTGCGGTGCTTAGGCCTAGCTGAGAGTAATAATACTCATGGAATGAGGTGTCTCCAAGAGAACTCTTCAAACCGTCAACGTCATTCCTGACAACTGAATAGATTCGGCGACTGCTGCCATGGCAACTAAAACCTAGCTGAGTAAAACTCCATACTGTCTACATTTAGCAAATTCCCAATTTAGAGGCAGCGCTTGATGCATGTCGCGCCAAAAGCCCAAAATGTTAGCAAGGACTTGTTGGGTGACAGCACCATTAGGGCCAGTTTGGACTTTGGAGGGGTATTGCTTGGTAAATCTTTCCTATTTAGGTCAAAATTTTGAACTAAATACCGAAACTTTACAATGAAATGATCCCTACAATAACATGTTCAATAGATTCATGTAGGAAATATTAAGGTAAAACTAATTATATATTTATTAGAGCTATATGTCAGACACTTAGTTTTTTCTTTGGAATATGGACATATGACATGTATATAAGAATAAGGATATGCCTTATATTTTGAAATGATGGCAGTACCTGATATATAACTTGCTATGCACCCAAAATTACTTTCTCAGTTCAATAATATTATGGTTTCAACATTTGATTAATATATGATTATGTTCGGTAAACCGTTCTTCAAGCTATAATATTGTAAGTACTTAAGTTGCAACAATTCAAAAATATCCCAAATTCCCAATGACAAAAGGTAAAAATTCtaacaacaaacaacaacaacaaagcctttagtcccaaacaagttggggtaggctagaggtgaaacccataagatctcacgaccaactcatggctctggcacatggatagcaagcttccacgcacccctgtccatagttAGTTCtctggtgatactccaatccttcaggtctctcttaacggactcctcccatgtcaaattcggtctaccccaaCCTCTTGACATTCTTCGCAcactttagccgtccgctatgcactggagcttctggaggcctgcgctgaatatgcccaaaccatctcagacgatgttggacaagcttctcttcaattggtgctaccccaacacTATCTCgcatatcatcattccggactctaTCCTTCCTcatgtggccacacatccatctcaacatacgcatctccgccacacctaactgttgaacatgtcaccttttagtcggccaacactcagcgccatacaacattgcgggtcgaacagccgtcctgtagaacttgccttttagcttttgcggcactctcttgtcacagagaatgccagaagcttggcgccacttcatccatccggctttgattcgatggttcacatcttcatcaatacccccatcctcctgcagcattgaccccaaatatcgaaaggtgtccttctgaggtaccacctgcccatcaaggctaacctcctcctcctcacacctagtagtattGAAAtcgcacatcatgtactcggttttagtcctactaagcctaaaccctttcgattccaaggtttgtcccCATACGCATACGCATCTAGAAATTTGCAATAGTGGTCAATAACCCATACGCATGCATAAGCTATATGTGTTAATACACTCTCTGAAGGGACATCTAAGCCCCTATGTGGATTCTGGTGTAAATGACAAGTGGTTAACGGACTAGTGAAGTTTACAAGTTGTATGAATAGGTGTTAGTCCCATGGCTGAAAAGAAAAGGCTGTCAGGGACCCCCTAAGAAAAAAAAGATAGCTAGTTTAAATTATGCATCTTATATTATGCTTGAGTAAAAGGAAAGCCAGACTATTGAGGAGGGTTTACGTGGTGAACAAGGGTGTGAGATTCATATCTTGCTTGAAAGAGAGAACCCCAAGAGAAGATCTAGAGAGAAGCCACGGTTTTAACCCGGTCTTTGCACTCCTACTGAACCTGGAGGTCCCGGATGGGACTTCCGGGTGACCAGATTGTTCATCTGGTAAACCAAACGGGGCTCTAGATGAGGCATGTAGCCTCTGGATTCGTCCGGAGGCTCGGTCCGGATACGTTCTGGAACTTCAGGCAGGAGTTCAACCTAGAAGTTCCATAGAGAAACTATAGACTAGTTCGCAGAGAGCAAAATGGCAGATTCAGTGGCACCATACAAATGGTCCACGCCTTCTTCCCCACTTGGAGTCCAACTTGAGCCATAAAGAACTCCCTCTTCTCACCATTTTTGAATCTTCAAAGCTTGA
This sequence is a window from Aegilops tauschii subsp. strangulata cultivar AL8/78 chromosome 7, Aet v6.0, whole genome shotgun sequence. Protein-coding genes within it:
- the LOC109781751 gene encoding putative disease resistance protein RGA3, yielding MLNSTSGATSPFSFELLRQITDNFSDDRVIGHGAYGVVYKGVLDNGEKIAVKKLKYMPPEYDSDKQFENECTNLMRVQHHNIVRLVGYCHETRREYVEHGGKYVFASEDKRVLCFEYLQGGSLDKHVSDESCKLDWDTCYKIIKGVCEGLNHLHNDSIFHLDLKPANILLDNNMMPKIGDFGLSRFFPSTETYTTTTCYGTLGYIPPEHINNHQISPKYDVFSLGVIIIQIMAGRKGYNDHGDTTSLKFIESVCEKWQKRVHATMWSHISQEVKTCIEIALSCVESDRQKRPTISQIVNALKMIDIEKLSLTCEAQSMQALVHNQYTTSSASMGVHDGGTRFESTPDEVGGDDRSTHASMYQETAEPIDYEYKPIIRNPAPSAIGGHADRDIWELQNVTQTSKENILDYGPRNSNIRVEGSLHTPVTIGIMDAIGVISGFKECDYLFQWARSTILSQFSGTNEQGLDEELFRLKNGLQCLRDTLPAMYELIDRAEWRSHKHYVAELLPKLRDGVYDAEDLLDEFRWYMLKVKVDGNGSQSSFMDFFNSVIRGSFNKVDSIQKRLDNISMHLRGMGLHDITIRFDKSVRPETSSFPDETKIFGRDMELKQIIELFCAPRNSSDAHPKRQKGNSALDVSTSTSARNQVGNESRISDLLVLPIVGIGGVGKTTLAQHICSHEEVESHFDKIIWVCVSDDFDVKRLTKEVIQSCSEKYATTENLNLLQKIFSDIARTEKLLIVLDDMWDDVLKENRKHWNRFCAPLRNVLPGSMMLITTRSPQVADKVGTMDPITLEGLEDDAFWKFFEVCVFESGSSSNNDPELEHIGRRIVPKLQGSPLAAKTLGRILRMNLQVAHWNDVLESELWKLSQEETEILPALRLSYMYLPFRLKRCFSFCAVYPKDYQFQKDRLAEIWVAEGFVEPQGDTPLQDIGCEYFNDLLNRSFFQEVHGKYLIHDLLHDMAQKVSEHECFIVERESDFNDIPPNVRHLSILFGGDIDNASLLSLYHLTKLRTLLCEKPLANKKTPASLMEKWLSKLLYLRVIVCDSTNELPAIGNLKHLRYLQILSASPFKSLPAEFCRLYNLQILRLEKCILESLPDDFSSLICLQRLESHGFQCNSRFRSFQRELYYEVSVDVANGEQGSAFRCIKNINQLGELVMYNIDKQSKEHAAEAQLQNKKYLEMLNLSWYGLRSPEDNDIEVLRVLQPPTCLKILLLNGYPGVSLPRWSASSLSDHINPSEILEVLVDNANDITGIFPVLTELVIDKCQNLSCLEHILHPDCVPAIREITIKDCKNLVSVPAERFGDLRCLEEFTVQGCPNISFRSLVAPSLKRLVLGRGDDYSYEHSCGNFADNIDCCSLTYFFLSSYHLTSIQLQMWNLPALEELEISNCESLTSIIGQSGQVLKNTGGSRAFPSLASLSIVWCHELSTMDDLLAEDYIPAIEKICIKFCISLKSLPGERFWKFSSLRDLEISGCGRLSWKNGFFLPSSLQRLALAQCGDISAWVPDCLENLTSLVTLEISLCRHITSIPGSLWSTNLTSLENLSIENCADIVSIGGENAISEIQNVWITGCPGMEELKRPMVRGKRIP